In Kryptolebias marmoratus isolate JLee-2015 linkage group LG11, ASM164957v2, whole genome shotgun sequence, the following proteins share a genomic window:
- the rasgrf1 gene encoding ras-specific guanine nucleotide-releasing factor 1 isoform X2, whose translation MQKYLHLLQIVETEKTVAKQLRQQIEDGEIEIERLKSEIAGLLKDNEKIHASPAAAPTEDDSEIKKIKKVQSFLRGWICRRKWKTIIQDYIRSPHAESMRKRNQVVFSMLDSEAEYVQQLHILVNNFLRPLRMAASSKKPPITHDDVSSIFLNSETIMFLHQIFYQGLKARIASWPTLVLADLFDILLPMLNIYQEFVRNHQYSLQILAHCKQNRDFDKLLKQYEAKPDCEERTLETFLTYPMFQIPRYILTLHELLAHTPHEHIERNSLDYAKSKLEELSRIMHDEVSETENIRKNLAIERMIIEGCEVLLDTSQTFVRQGSLIQVPMSEKGKITRGRLGSLSLKKEGERQCFLFSKHLIICTRGSGGKLHLTKNGVVSLIDCTLMEDPEGTDDESKSDKSSQDMEHLDFKIVVEPKDSQSFTIILVASSRQEKSAWTSDISQCIDNIRCNGLMMNAFEDNSKVTVPQMIKSDSSLYCDDVDIRFSKMMNSCKVLQIRYASVERLLERLTDLRFLSIDFLNTFLHSYRVFTTADVVLDKLITIYKKPISAIPARSLELFFASSQNSKLLYGEPPSSPRASRKFSSPPPLAIAKNSSPNRRRKLSLNIPIITGGKALDLAALSCSSNGYASMYSSMSPFSKTTLDINKLYVSSPIASKISDEGEDKKDKVEDSSVCKQDLSVREESDNDQTQSDDGEAESSPTKSPTTPKNVKCKNSSEFSLFSYNNGMVMSSCRELDNNRSALSAASAFAIATAGANEGTPTKEKYRRMSLASTGFPTDQRNGDKEFVIRRAATNRVLNVLRHWVSKHSPDFESNNELKTKVIAFLEEVMHDPELLTQERKAAANIIRTLTQEDHGDNQITMEDVTQLVGAGKAEPFENHSALEIAEQLTLLDHLVFKVIPYEEFFGQGWMKNDKNEKTPYIMRTTKHFNDISNLIATEILRCDDTASRVAVIEKWVAVADICRCLHNYNAVLEITSSLNRSSVFRLKKTWLKISKQTRALIDKLQKLVSSEGRFKNLREALKNCDPPCVPYLGMYLTDLAFIEEGTPNYTEDNLVNFSKMRMISHIIREIRQFQQTAYKIDLQPKVAQYLLDKSFVLDEESMYEASLRIEPKVPN comes from the exons ATGCAGAAGTATCTTCATCTGCTTCAGATCGTGGAGACTGAGAAAACAGTTGCTAAGCAACTTCGACAACAGATAGAAGATGGAGAAATAGAGATTGAAAGGCTGAAGTCAGAG ATTGCTGGCCTGCTCAAAGACAATGAGAAGATCCACGCCAGCCCAGCAGCTGCCCCAACCGAGGACGACTCAGAAATCAAGAAGATCAAAAAG GTTCAAAGTTTTCTGCGAGGCTGGATTTGCAGGAGGAAGTGGAAAACCATCATCCAGGATTACATCCGCTCGCCTCACGCAGAGAGCATGAGGAAAAGGAACCAGGTGGTGTTCAGCATGTTGGATTCAGAGGCGGAGTATGTTCAACAGCTTCACATCCTGGTGAACAACTTCCTGAGGCCGCTGCGCATGGCCGCCAGCTCCAAGAAGCCGCCCATCACCCACGATGACGTCAGCAGCATATTCCTCAACAG tgaaACTATTATGTTCCTACATCAGATATTTTACCAGGGTCTGAAAGCCAGAATAGCAAGTTGGCCAACATTAGTGCTGG CGGACCTTTTCGACATCTTGCTGCCGATGCTCAATATCTACCAGGAGTTTGTGAGGAACCACCAGTACAGCCTGCAGATCCTGGCTCACTGTAAGCAAAACCGGGACTTTGATAAGCTGCTGAAGCAGTATGAGGCCAAGCCCGACTGCGAGGAAAGGACTCTGGAGACCTTTCTCACCTACCCCATGTTCCAG ATTCCTCGATACATTCTTACACTCCACGAGCTTCTGGCCCACACACCTCATGAACACATAGAGAGAAACAGCCTGGACTACGCCAAATCTAAGCTGGAGGAGCTTTCGAG aataatgcACGATGAGGTGAGCGAGACTGAAAACATCAGGAAGAACCTGGCAATAGAGCGCATGATCATCGAGGGCTGCGAAGTGCTCCTCGACACCAGCCAGACGTTTGTGAGACAAG GGTCTCTCATTCAGGTGCCAATGAGCGAGAAGGGCAAAATCACCCGTGGGCGACTGGGCTCTCTGTCTCTAAAGAAGGAGGGGGAAAGGCAGTGCTTCCTCTTCTCTAAGCATTTAATCATCTGCACCAGGGGTTCTGGAGGAAAGCTTCATCTCACCAAG AATGGAGTCGTCTCGCTAATAGACTGCACTTTGATGGAGGACCCTGAGGGAACGGATGATGAAT CTAAATCAGACAAGAGCAGCCAGGACATGGAGCACCTGGACTTCAAGATTGTCGTGGAGCCAAAGGACAGCCAGTCCTTCACCATCATCCTGGTGGCCTCCTCCAGGCAGGAGAAATCTGCATGGACCAGTGACATCAGCCAG TGCATAGACAACATCCGATGCAACGGCCTCATGATGAACGCCTTTGAGGACAACTCCAAAGTCACAGTGCCACAGATGATCAA aTCAGATTCAAGCCTGTATTGCGATGATGTGGATATCCGCTTCAGTAAGATGATGAACTCCTGCAAAGTGCTGCAGATCCGCTACGCCAGCGTTGAACGTCTGCTGGAGAGACTGACCGATCTCCGTTTCCTCTCTATCGACTTCTTGAACACCTTCCTGCACTCCTATCGTGTGTTCACCACAGCTGACGTGGTGCTAGATAAACTCATCACTATCTACAAGAAGCCCATCAGTGCCATCCCTGCTCG GTCCCTGGAGCTGTTCTTTGCCAGCAGTCAGAACAGTAAACTCCTATACGGGGAGCCTCCCAGCTCTCCCAGGGCCAGCAGAAagttttcctcccctcctcctttgGCGATTGCCAAGAACTCATCCCCGAACCGCCGCCGCAAGCTCTCCCTCAACATCCCCATCATCACTGGGGGCAAAGCTCTTGACCTGGCTGCCCTCAGCTGCTCCTCAAATGGCTATGCAAGCATGTACTCCTCCATGTCCCCATTCAGCAAGACCACGTTGGACATCAACAAGCTCTACGTCTCCAGCCCCATCGCCAGCAAGATTTCTGATGAGGGCGAGGACAAAAAGGACAAGGTGGAGGACTCCTCGGTGTGCAAACAAG ATCTCTCCGTGCGAGAAGAAAGTGATAATGATCAAACCCAGAGTGATGACGGCGAAGCAGAGTCGTCTCCTACTAAGTCTCCAACCACGCCGAAAAACGTCAAATGCAAAAACTCCTCAG agttttctttgttttcctacaACAACGGCATGGTCATGTCCTCGTGTCGAGAGCTCGACAACAACCGCAGCGCCCTGTCCGCTGCCTCCGCCTTTGCCATCGCCACAGCTGGAGCCAACGAGGGCACGCCAACCAAGGAAAAATATCGACGGATGTCCCTCGCCAGCACAG gttttccgaCAGATCAGAGAAATGGAGACAAAGAGTTTGTGATCAGACGAGCAGCGACCAACAGAGTCCTGAATGTACTGAGGCACTGGGTGTCCAAACACTCTCCG GACTTTGAGAGCAACAATGAGCTGAAGACAAAAGTTATTGCTTTCCTGGAGGAAGTGATGCACGACCCCGAGCTGCTGACTCAGGAGAGGAAAGCAGCAGCAAACATCATCAG GACTTTAACTCAGGAAGATCATGGTGACAACCAGATCACCATGGAGGATGTAACACAACTG GTTGGAGCAGGCAAGGCCGAGCCGTTTGAGAACCACTCTGCCTTAGAAATAGCGGAGCAGCTCACTTTGCTGGACCACCTGGTGTTTAAAGTCATCCCATACGA GGAATTCTTTGGTCAAGGCTGGATGAAAAACGACAAAAATGAGAAGACGCCGTACATCATGAGAACAACTAAGCACTTCAATGAT ATAAGCAACCTGATTGCCACAGAGATTCTTCGTTGCGACGACACGGCCTCTCGGGTAGCAGTCATAGAAAAATGGGTAGCTGTGGCTGACATCTGTCGCTGTTTGCACAACTACAACGCCGTGCTCGAAATCACCTCCTCTCTAAACCGCAGCTCTGTTTTCCGCCTCAAGAAGACCTGGCTCAAGATTTCCAAGCAG ACAAGAGCATTAATTGACAAGCTGCAAAAGCTGGTGTCATCAGAGGGGAGGTTCAAAAATCTGAGAGAAGCTTTGAAAAA CTGCGATCCTCCCTGTGTGCCATATCTGGGGATGTACCTCACTGACCTGGCTTTCATTGAGGAGGGAACTCCAAACTACACCGAAGACAACTTGGTTAACTTCTCAAAGATGAGGATG atttctcACATCATCAGAGAAATCAGGCAGTTTCAACAAACGGCGTATAAGATTGACCTACAACCAAAG gTAGCACAGTATCTACTGGACAAGAGTTTTGTTCTCGATGAAGAAAGCATGTACGAAGCCTCACTCCGAATTGAGCCCAAAGTGCCCAACTGA
- the rasgrf1 gene encoding ras-specific guanine nucleotide-releasing factor 1 isoform X1, with the protein MQKGIRLNDGHVTYLGLLAKKDGTRRGCLSKKSSDNTKWHTKWFALLQNMLFYFENESSSRPSGLYLLEGCICDRAPSPKPSQSAKECLEKQYYFTVSFTHENQKALELRTEDVKDCDEWVAAISHASYRNLATEHETLMQKYLHLLQIVETEKTVAKQLRQQIEDGEIEIERLKSEIAGLLKDNEKIHASPAAAPTEDDSEIKKIKKVQSFLRGWICRRKWKTIIQDYIRSPHAESMRKRNQVVFSMLDSEAEYVQQLHILVNNFLRPLRMAASSKKPPITHDDVSSIFLNSETIMFLHQIFYQGLKARIASWPTLVLADLFDILLPMLNIYQEFVRNHQYSLQILAHCKQNRDFDKLLKQYEAKPDCEERTLETFLTYPMFQIPRYILTLHELLAHTPHEHIERNSLDYAKSKLEELSRIMHDEVSETENIRKNLAIERMIIEGCEVLLDTSQTFVRQGSLIQVPMSEKGKITRGRLGSLSLKKEGERQCFLFSKHLIICTRGSGGKLHLTKNGVVSLIDCTLMEDPEGTDDESKSDKSSQDMEHLDFKIVVEPKDSQSFTIILVASSRQEKSAWTSDISQCIDNIRCNGLMMNAFEDNSKVTVPQMIKSDSSLYCDDVDIRFSKMMNSCKVLQIRYASVERLLERLTDLRFLSIDFLNTFLHSYRVFTTADVVLDKLITIYKKPISAIPARSLELFFASSQNSKLLYGEPPSSPRASRKFSSPPPLAIAKNSSPNRRRKLSLNIPIITGGKALDLAALSCSSNGYASMYSSMSPFSKTTLDINKLYVSSPIASKISDEGEDKKDKVEDSSVCKQDLSVREESDNDQTQSDDGEAESSPTKSPTTPKNVKCKNSSEFSLFSYNNGMVMSSCRELDNNRSALSAASAFAIATAGANEGTPTKEKYRRMSLASTGFPTDQRNGDKEFVIRRAATNRVLNVLRHWVSKHSPDFESNNELKTKVIAFLEEVMHDPELLTQERKAAANIIRTLTQEDHGDNQITMEDVTQLVGAGKAEPFENHSALEIAEQLTLLDHLVFKVIPYEEFFGQGWMKNDKNEKTPYIMRTTKHFNDISNLIATEILRCDDTASRVAVIEKWVAVADICRCLHNYNAVLEITSSLNRSSVFRLKKTWLKISKQTRALIDKLQKLVSSEGRFKNLREALKNCDPPCVPYLGMYLTDLAFIEEGTPNYTEDNLVNFSKMRMISHIIREIRQFQQTAYKIDLQPKVAQYLLDKSFVLDEESMYEASLRIEPKVPN; encoded by the exons ATGCAGAAGGGAATACGACTCAATGATGGTCATGTCACCTATCTGGGGCTTTTGGCGAAGAAGGACGGCACGAGACGAGGGTGCTTGAGCAAAAAGAGCTCCGACAACACGAAATGGCACACAAAGTGGTTCGCTCTGCTGCAGAACATGCTCTTTTATTTTGAGAACGAGTCCAGCTCTCGGCCCTCGGGATTATACTTGTTGGAGGGATGCATCTGCGACAGGGCGCCTTCACCCAAACCTTCCCAGTCAGCCAAGGAGTGTTTGGAGAAGCAG tACTATTTCACAGTCAGCTTCACCCATGAAAACCAAAAGGCTCTTGAGTTGCGCACAGAAGATGTAAAAGACTGCGATGAATGGGTGGCTGCAATATCACACGCCAG TTACAGAAACTTGGCCACCGAGCATGAGACTCTCATGCAGAAGTATCTTCATCTGCTTCAGATCGTGGAGACTGAGAAAACAGTTGCTAAGCAACTTCGACAACAGATAGAAGATGGAGAAATAGAGATTGAAAGGCTGAAGTCAGAG ATTGCTGGCCTGCTCAAAGACAATGAGAAGATCCACGCCAGCCCAGCAGCTGCCCCAACCGAGGACGACTCAGAAATCAAGAAGATCAAAAAG GTTCAAAGTTTTCTGCGAGGCTGGATTTGCAGGAGGAAGTGGAAAACCATCATCCAGGATTACATCCGCTCGCCTCACGCAGAGAGCATGAGGAAAAGGAACCAGGTGGTGTTCAGCATGTTGGATTCAGAGGCGGAGTATGTTCAACAGCTTCACATCCTGGTGAACAACTTCCTGAGGCCGCTGCGCATGGCCGCCAGCTCCAAGAAGCCGCCCATCACCCACGATGACGTCAGCAGCATATTCCTCAACAG tgaaACTATTATGTTCCTACATCAGATATTTTACCAGGGTCTGAAAGCCAGAATAGCAAGTTGGCCAACATTAGTGCTGG CGGACCTTTTCGACATCTTGCTGCCGATGCTCAATATCTACCAGGAGTTTGTGAGGAACCACCAGTACAGCCTGCAGATCCTGGCTCACTGTAAGCAAAACCGGGACTTTGATAAGCTGCTGAAGCAGTATGAGGCCAAGCCCGACTGCGAGGAAAGGACTCTGGAGACCTTTCTCACCTACCCCATGTTCCAG ATTCCTCGATACATTCTTACACTCCACGAGCTTCTGGCCCACACACCTCATGAACACATAGAGAGAAACAGCCTGGACTACGCCAAATCTAAGCTGGAGGAGCTTTCGAG aataatgcACGATGAGGTGAGCGAGACTGAAAACATCAGGAAGAACCTGGCAATAGAGCGCATGATCATCGAGGGCTGCGAAGTGCTCCTCGACACCAGCCAGACGTTTGTGAGACAAG GGTCTCTCATTCAGGTGCCAATGAGCGAGAAGGGCAAAATCACCCGTGGGCGACTGGGCTCTCTGTCTCTAAAGAAGGAGGGGGAAAGGCAGTGCTTCCTCTTCTCTAAGCATTTAATCATCTGCACCAGGGGTTCTGGAGGAAAGCTTCATCTCACCAAG AATGGAGTCGTCTCGCTAATAGACTGCACTTTGATGGAGGACCCTGAGGGAACGGATGATGAAT CTAAATCAGACAAGAGCAGCCAGGACATGGAGCACCTGGACTTCAAGATTGTCGTGGAGCCAAAGGACAGCCAGTCCTTCACCATCATCCTGGTGGCCTCCTCCAGGCAGGAGAAATCTGCATGGACCAGTGACATCAGCCAG TGCATAGACAACATCCGATGCAACGGCCTCATGATGAACGCCTTTGAGGACAACTCCAAAGTCACAGTGCCACAGATGATCAA aTCAGATTCAAGCCTGTATTGCGATGATGTGGATATCCGCTTCAGTAAGATGATGAACTCCTGCAAAGTGCTGCAGATCCGCTACGCCAGCGTTGAACGTCTGCTGGAGAGACTGACCGATCTCCGTTTCCTCTCTATCGACTTCTTGAACACCTTCCTGCACTCCTATCGTGTGTTCACCACAGCTGACGTGGTGCTAGATAAACTCATCACTATCTACAAGAAGCCCATCAGTGCCATCCCTGCTCG GTCCCTGGAGCTGTTCTTTGCCAGCAGTCAGAACAGTAAACTCCTATACGGGGAGCCTCCCAGCTCTCCCAGGGCCAGCAGAAagttttcctcccctcctcctttgGCGATTGCCAAGAACTCATCCCCGAACCGCCGCCGCAAGCTCTCCCTCAACATCCCCATCATCACTGGGGGCAAAGCTCTTGACCTGGCTGCCCTCAGCTGCTCCTCAAATGGCTATGCAAGCATGTACTCCTCCATGTCCCCATTCAGCAAGACCACGTTGGACATCAACAAGCTCTACGTCTCCAGCCCCATCGCCAGCAAGATTTCTGATGAGGGCGAGGACAAAAAGGACAAGGTGGAGGACTCCTCGGTGTGCAAACAAG ATCTCTCCGTGCGAGAAGAAAGTGATAATGATCAAACCCAGAGTGATGACGGCGAAGCAGAGTCGTCTCCTACTAAGTCTCCAACCACGCCGAAAAACGTCAAATGCAAAAACTCCTCAG agttttctttgttttcctacaACAACGGCATGGTCATGTCCTCGTGTCGAGAGCTCGACAACAACCGCAGCGCCCTGTCCGCTGCCTCCGCCTTTGCCATCGCCACAGCTGGAGCCAACGAGGGCACGCCAACCAAGGAAAAATATCGACGGATGTCCCTCGCCAGCACAG gttttccgaCAGATCAGAGAAATGGAGACAAAGAGTTTGTGATCAGACGAGCAGCGACCAACAGAGTCCTGAATGTACTGAGGCACTGGGTGTCCAAACACTCTCCG GACTTTGAGAGCAACAATGAGCTGAAGACAAAAGTTATTGCTTTCCTGGAGGAAGTGATGCACGACCCCGAGCTGCTGACTCAGGAGAGGAAAGCAGCAGCAAACATCATCAG GACTTTAACTCAGGAAGATCATGGTGACAACCAGATCACCATGGAGGATGTAACACAACTG GTTGGAGCAGGCAAGGCCGAGCCGTTTGAGAACCACTCTGCCTTAGAAATAGCGGAGCAGCTCACTTTGCTGGACCACCTGGTGTTTAAAGTCATCCCATACGA GGAATTCTTTGGTCAAGGCTGGATGAAAAACGACAAAAATGAGAAGACGCCGTACATCATGAGAACAACTAAGCACTTCAATGAT ATAAGCAACCTGATTGCCACAGAGATTCTTCGTTGCGACGACACGGCCTCTCGGGTAGCAGTCATAGAAAAATGGGTAGCTGTGGCTGACATCTGTCGCTGTTTGCACAACTACAACGCCGTGCTCGAAATCACCTCCTCTCTAAACCGCAGCTCTGTTTTCCGCCTCAAGAAGACCTGGCTCAAGATTTCCAAGCAG ACAAGAGCATTAATTGACAAGCTGCAAAAGCTGGTGTCATCAGAGGGGAGGTTCAAAAATCTGAGAGAAGCTTTGAAAAA CTGCGATCCTCCCTGTGTGCCATATCTGGGGATGTACCTCACTGACCTGGCTTTCATTGAGGAGGGAACTCCAAACTACACCGAAGACAACTTGGTTAACTTCTCAAAGATGAGGATG atttctcACATCATCAGAGAAATCAGGCAGTTTCAACAAACGGCGTATAAGATTGACCTACAACCAAAG gTAGCACAGTATCTACTGGACAAGAGTTTTGTTCTCGATGAAGAAAGCATGTACGAAGCCTCACTCCGAATTGAGCCCAAAGTGCCCAACTGA